A stretch of Procambarus clarkii isolate CNS0578487 chromosome 20, FALCON_Pclarkii_2.0, whole genome shotgun sequence DNA encodes these proteins:
- the LOC138366768 gene encoding uncharacterized protein, translating to MPSCVQRCPAVSNGAQLCPTMPSCVQRCPAVSNGAQLCPTVPSCVQRCPAVSNDAQLCPTVPSCVQRCPAVSNDAQLCPTVPSCVQRCPAVSNDAQLCPMVPSCVQRCPAVSNGAQLCPTMPSCVQRCPAVSNDAQLCPTMPSCVQRCPAVSNNAQLCPTMPSSVQRCPAVSNDDQLCPTMPSCVQRCPAVSNDAQLCPTMPSCVQRCSAVSNVQLCPTMPSSVQRCPVVSNDAQ from the coding sequence ATGCCCAGCTGTGTCCAACGATGCCCAGCTGTGTCCAACGGTGCCCAGCTGTGTCCAACGATGCCCAGCTGTGTCCAACGATGCCCAGCTGTGTCCAACGGTGCCCAGCTGTGTCCAACGGTGCCCAGCTGTGTCCAACGATGCCCAGCTGTGTCCAACGATGCCCAGCTGTGTCCAACGGTGCCCAGCTGTGTCCAACGATGCCCAGCTGTGTCCAACGATGCCCAGCTGTGTCCAACGGTGCCCAGCTGTGTCCAACGGTGCCCAGCTGTGTCCAACGATGCCCAGCTGTGTCCAATGGTGCCCAGCTGTGTCCAACGATGCCCAGCTGTGTCCAACGGTGCCCAGCTGTGTCCAACGATGCCCAGCTGTGTCCAACGATGCCCAGCTGTGTCCAACGATGCCCAGCTGTGTCCAACGATGCCCAGCTGTGTCCAACGATGCCCAGCTGTGTCCAACAATGCCCAGTTGTGTCCAACGATGCCCAGTAGTGTCCAACGATGCCCAGCTGTGTCCAACGATGACCAGCTGTGTCCAACGATGCCCAGCTGTGTCCAACGATGCCCAGCTGTGTCCAACGATGCCCAGCTGTGTCCAACGATGCCCAGCTGTGTCCAACGATGCTCAGCTGTGTCCAATGTCCAGTTGTGTCCAACAATGCCCAGTAGTGTCCAACGATGCCCAGTAGTGTCCAACGATGCCCAGTAG